One Pectobacterium cacticida genomic window, AATCGTCGCTGCCGCGCGCGGATTGTCGCCAGTGAGCATGACGCCACGGACCCCCAGTCGCTGTAAGGCTTCCAGCGCTTCACGCGCATCGTGGCGCAGTGTATCGCTCAGCGCCAACGCGCCGAGCAACTTGCCATCTTCTTGCACGATGACGACGGTTTTCCCCTCGTTCTCCAGAGCGCTAACGCGTTGTAGCCAGTCGATGCCAAGCACATCGGGGGCGACGCGAGTCGGTGCGCTGACCTGAATCCGTTTGCCGCCTATTGTCCCCTCAACCCCCACACCGGCCAGCGCTTTACGATTTTCCGCCAGCGGTAAAAATGTACTGCGGGATAATGCGTGCTGGACAATCGCCTTAGCTAATGGGTGGTGCGAACCGGATTCCACGGCGGCGGTCCGCGCCAGTAGCGCAGCTTCGCTTACGCCGGCAGCGGGCAACACGTCCGTCACCTGGGGTTTGCCTTGCGTTAGCGTGCCGGTTTTATCAAACGCGACAATCTTAATATTGCCCAGTGATTCCAGCGCTGCGCCACCTTTGATGAGCGCGCCGCGCCGCGTTGCCGCCGCCAGGCCGGATGTAATCGCCGCAGGGGTTGAGATCACGAGTGCGCACGGACAACCAATTAATAGCAGAGTCAGGCCGCGATAAATCCATTCTTGCCACGGTTGTGCGAGCAGCAAGGGCGGCACGAGAATCACCAATAGCGACAGCAGCATGATGGCAGGCGTGTAGTAACGGCTGAATTTATCCAAGAAACGTTCTATCGGTGCACGGCGTTCTTCCGCTTCTTCAATCAGTTGCAAAATACGGTCGATGGCGTTGTTGCCCGGCTGCGACACTACGCGCAACTGTACGACGCGATCGACACACAGGCTACCTGCAGCAATTTTTTCACCGGGAGTTCGCTCGACGGGAAGCGATTCGCCCGTCAGGGCGCTTTCATCAAAACTGGCGTCGCTATTCAATAATTCCGCATCGGCCGGAAGTCGTCCGCCGGGGGCGACTTCAATGATATCGCCGGGAACCAGACGGGCAACCGCTACGAGGCGTCGTTGCCCGTTGTTGATGACCGTTGCTTCTTCAGGCAGCAGCGCCATCAGTGCCGTTACGCCGCGTCTGGCGCGGTTTGCGGCGTAGGACTCCAAATACTCGCCCAGCATAAACAGCCACAAGATAACAGTAGCCTCGATAGTGGCGCCAATCAGGAGCGCACCGATGGAGGCTACGCTCATTAGCGTTTCAATCGCGAAGGGCGTTCCCGATCGAATCAACTGTATTGCTTTTTTTACTATCGGGGCCAGGCCTATCAACGTGGCGGCAATAAACGCCATCTGCCCGCTGCGCTCGTTAAATAGGGATAATCCCCAGCTTGCCGCCGTCAGCAACGAGAAAAGGAGTAAGACGCCATATTCCCGCACGACGCGTTGTAGCGATGAGGTGCTGGAGGAGGTAATAGGTAGAGTGGTGTCCTGCAAGGTGAAACCGGCTTGCCGAACCGCATGTTGAACCTGGGGACGAATATCGGTATTGGCGTCAACCACCAGTTTTTCGGTGGAGAATAGCACTCTGGCTTGTTCAATTCCGGTGAGATTTTTTACTGCATTTTCGATTTTACGTGCGCAGCTGGGACAATCCATTCCGCTGATTTTCCAGC contains:
- a CDS encoding zinc/cadmium/mercury/lead-transporting ATPase; translation: MHTHQHHRAEISACGSKRAQPASHNTKSCCNQHSQHSNHADHSCCSTRRTSAVAAVQAPGSTEPHASDSSGSADSDDPDSDDSDRPRSNQRFSWKISGMDCPSCARKIENAVKNLTGIEQARVLFSTEKLVVDANTDIRPQVQHAVRQAGFTLQDTTLPITSSSTSSLQRVVREYGVLLLFSLLTAASWGLSLFNERSGQMAFIAATLIGLAPIVKKAIQLIRSGTPFAIETLMSVASIGALLIGATIEATVILWLFMLGEYLESYAANRARRGVTALMALLPEEATVINNGQRRLVAVARLVPGDIIEVAPGGRLPADAELLNSDASFDESALTGESLPVERTPGEKIAAGSLCVDRVVQLRVVSQPGNNAIDRILQLIEEAEERRAPIERFLDKFSRYYTPAIMLLSLLVILVPPLLLAQPWQEWIYRGLTLLLIGCPCALVISTPAAITSGLAAATRRGALIKGGAALESLGNIKIVAFDKTGTLTQGKPQVTDVLPAAGVSEAALLARTAAVESGSHHPLAKAIVQHALSRSTFLPLAENRKALAGVGVEGTIGGKRIQVSAPTRVAPDVLGIDWLQRVSALENEGKTVVIVQEDGKLLGALALSDTLRHDAREALEALQRLGVRGVMLTGDNPRAAATIAASLGIDYRASLLPADKVTAVSELSQHHPVAMVGDGINDAPAMKAATIGIAMGSGTDVALETADAALTHSRLTGLPAMISLSRATQRNIRQNITIALGLKAIFLVTSVLGITGLWLAVLADSGATALVTANALRLLRKQD